One part of the Rutidosis leptorrhynchoides isolate AG116_Rl617_1_P2 chromosome 1, CSIRO_AGI_Rlap_v1, whole genome shotgun sequence genome encodes these proteins:
- the LOC139886429 gene encoding uncharacterized protein, whose amino-acid sequence MTTLKCVDNISGLKINFHESQLYGLGVTMDEVTCMASRVNCKVDKFPFTYLGLPVGKNMNREQSWNPVIDKFNTKLANWKARTVSYGGRLTLVKSVLSSLALLFLAFSCPVECH is encoded by the coding sequence ATGACAACTCTCAAATGTGTTGACAACATCTCGGGTCTTAAGATCAACTTTCATGAAAGTCAACTTTATGGTTTGGGTGTTACAATGGATGAGGTTACATGCATGGCTTCTCGTGTTAATTGTAAAGTGGATAAATTCCCGTTTACTTACCTCGGGCTCCCGGTTGGTAAAAATATGAATAGAGAGCAAAGTTGGAATCCGGTGATCGATAAGTTCAACACAAAACTTGCGAATTGGAAAGCTAGAACGGTATCGTATGGTGGAAGGCTTACGCTCGTGAAATCGGTTCTTAGTAGTTTAGCGCTATTATTTCTCGCTTTTTCGTGCCCCGTTGAGTGTCATTAA